A genome region from Acinetobacter lwoffii includes the following:
- a CDS encoding DMT family transporter, with the protein MSFLYLSIAIIAEVIATSALKASNGFSVLWPSLATIAGYAVALFFLSLTMKTIPMGIAYAIWSGAGIILISTVGLLVFKQQLDLPALIGLAFMIIGIIFINVFSKSTQL; encoded by the coding sequence ATGTCTTTTTTATATCTGTCGATTGCCATTATTGCAGAAGTCATTGCAACTTCTGCATTGAAAGCTTCCAATGGTTTTAGCGTGCTCTGGCCTTCACTTGCCACCATTGCCGGTTATGCCGTTGCCCTGTTTTTCCTGTCATTGACCATGAAAACCATTCCGATGGGCATTGCTTATGCAATCTGGTCCGGTGCCGGCATTATTCTGATTTCAACGGTGGGGCTACTGGTGTTTAAACAGCAATTGGATCTTCCCGCGCTGATTGGTCTGGCGTTTATGATTATTGGCATTATTTTTATCAATGTCTTTTCTAAAAGTACGCAGCTTTAA